A part of Cryptococcus neoformans var. grubii H99 chromosome 6, complete sequence genomic DNA contains:
- a CDS encoding lupus La protein, translating to MSAEQAAVSIPEESKEVELGPLPTVEGKSEDEVKELLSKAAKQVRFYFSDSNLPVDKYFFSLTCCNAEGWVPIKTISTFKRMKDFQSLGVPFVAYALRLSIKEDGNDPLVAVSEDGENVRRKRPLEKNTTAWDRSVYIKGFGEEETEANTQEKIEAYCDQFGKINAVRMRRGDIEGKGAAGKGKGQFKGSVFVEFAYEADAKKFAEQESIPKFTPDGPEMTFMSKDAYVKMKAKEKGIPEGDINRGGQSKSKPEGKFNAFREMERAKHGQLPSLAKIPDGVAIVGSRPEVKNLKAGENKKKRSREDDDEEREGKEARTDEPEPLVVEYNGASLECDRHTGKVLDRSKVAFEINSAVKFINHGENPDWKDLKAQVSNVIATPFLAFPPGSSSGTIAKSDNSVINDDEFEKLKEAKMTFGGAEVEWARMTEEEHRDFWYTRACFKGKQAAQALNEKEEKEKRGRGGRGGRGGGRGGRGRGGRGGRGGRGGKGGRGGREGRDGKEDNQTGFPPKLATGEQ from the exons ATGTCTGCCGAACAAGCCGCTGTCTCCATCCCTGAGGAGTCCAAAGAGGTCGAACTCGGTCCCCTCCCCACCGTCGAGGGGAAGTCTGAAGATGAGGTCAAGGAGCTCCTCTCCAAGGCTGCTAAGCAAG TCCGATTCTACTTCTCCGACTCCAACTTGCCCGTAGACAAatacttcttctccctcaccTGCTGCAATGCTGAGGGCTGGGTCCCTATCAAGACCATCAGCACTTTCAAGCGTATGAAGGACTTCCAGTCTCTCGGCGTTCCCTTCGTTGCCTACGCTTTGCGTTTGTCCATCAAGGAGGACGGAAACGACCCTCTTGTTGCGGTTAGTGAAGACGGTGAGAAcgtgaggaggaagaggcctttggagaagaacaCCACCGCTTGGGATCGATCGGTGTACATT AAAGGCTTCGGTGAGGAGGAAACAGAGGCAAACACtcaggagaagattgaggcgTACTGTGATCAGTTTGGCAAGATCAATGCTGTCCGCATGCGACGAGGAGATATCGAGGGCAAGGGAGCTGCtggcaagggcaagggtCAATTCAAG GGATCCGTTTTCGTTGAGTTTGCCTATGAGGCTGATGCCAAAAAGTTTGCCGAGCAAGAAAGCATTCCCAAGTTCACGCCTGACGGTCCTGAGATGACTTTTATGTCCAA GGATGCTTATGTCAAGAtgaaggccaaggagaagggtatTCCCGAAGGTGACATCAACCGTGGAGGTCAGAGCAAATCCAAGCCTGAGGGGAAGTTCAACGCTTTTAGAGAAATGGAGAGGGCCAAGCACGGTCAACTCCCTTCTTTGGCTAAGATTCCCGACGGCGTTGCTATTGTTGGTTCGAGACCTGAGGTGAAGAACTTGAAGGCCGgagagaacaagaagaagaggtctcgagaggatgacgacgaagagcgagaaggcaaggaggcCAGGACTGATGAGCCCGAGCCCCTCGTGGTTGAGTACAATGGTGCTTCTCTCGAATGCGACCGTCACACCGGTAAGGTGTTGGATCGCTCCAAGGTCGCCTTCGAAATCAACTCCGCTGTGAAGTTCATCAACCACGGTGAGAACCCTGACTGGAAGGACCTCAAG GCCCAAGTTAGCAATGTCATTGCCACTCCTTTCCTCGCTTTCCCCCCtggatcttcttctggtaCCATCGCTAAGAGTGACAACTCCGTCATCAACGACGATGAGTttgagaagctcaaggagGCCAAGATGACTTTTGGTGGCGCTGAGGTTGAATGGGCTCGTATGACAG aggaggagcacCGTGATTTCTGGTACACGCGAGCATGCTTTAAGGGCAAGCAGGCCGCTCAGGCTTTGaatgagaaggaagagaaggaaaagcgAGGACGTGGTGGACGCGGTGGTCGTGGCGGTGGTCGTGGAGGCCGAGGTCGGGGTGGCCGCGGCGGTCGTGGCGGTCGAGGAGGCAAGGGCGGCCGAGGCGGCCGTGAGGGTCgcgatggaaaggaagataACCAGACTGGTTTCCCTCCCAAGCTTGCCACCGGCGAGCAATAG